Genomic DNA from Verrucomicrobiota bacterium:
CGAGATGAATGAGCTGTCCGCGCGCCCCCGTGTAGGAGAGGAAATAGTGAAAGGTCGGGCTCTTTACGGTTTCTTTGACCCCCCATCCGGCGGCGATACCCTTGGCAAGAGTAGTTTTCCCGTCGCCTAGATCGCCTTCAAGGGTGATGGTTCGGTTCGGCTGGATATGGGCACCGATCCAGTTGCCAGCGGCGATGGTTGCCTCCTCATCGGGTAGGGCGAGTCCCTGCTCGAGTTGAGTCCAGCTGATCTGCATCGGTAACCGGCGGAGGTACTAGATAGACTACCCCTCTGTACGCTTGGTTTGGATTGCCCGCAGCTCTTTGCCGAGACGACTGAGTGCTTCGCAACCTTTGTCGTTGGGAAGGCAGGTGTTGATCAGGACCAATTGGTCAGTGGCCTTCTTCGCTTGGGCCAGTGCATCCATAAGCTCTTCCTCGGTCTTCACCTTGAAGGTAAGGGCGCCGTCTCCAAAAGCATGGGGTAGTTTCTCGTAATGCCACTGCTGAATGTCGTTATAGGGGCCGTCATGGATCGTTCGCTCCACGAGGTATCCGTCATTATTTACCACGATAAGAACTGGGTTTAGTCGGTTGCGAATCATGGTCGAAATCTCCTGTGCGGTCATCTGGAATGCTCCGTCTCCGATCAGAAGCCATACCCTTCTCTCAGGCCGGGCGAAGGCGACTCCCATAGTGGCCGGGAGCGAATAGCCGATGGAGAAGTAGTAAGACTGGGCGACGAACTCGTCGGGTCGATGAATAGGAAACTCAGCGGCTGCGAAAACAGAGTCTCCGGCATCGGCGACCAGAATGGATTGGTCATCGAGTTGTCGGCTGATCGCGTCGTAGAACCGAGACGGAGTAAGCGCGGTTTCTGCCTGTGGTTCGAAGGGTTGATCGATTTCGTAGCTGCTAGGGTAGCGATCTCTGGTGTAATCGTGACGCTTCACTTTCTCGGCCAGCTTCTCGAGGAAATCTCCCAACCAGACATTGCGGTAGAAATGGCTGGCGATCTGCACCTGGCTTCCATGAGCCGAGATCGCCTCGTGTTCAGGAAGGTGGGCGGTAAATCCACCGGTGCTGATGTCGTTGAGATAAACCCCCAGACTCAGTAGGCAGTCGCATTCCTCGAGCTGGTCGCGTATCTTCTCGCTGGAAAGCGCACCGATGTAGACTCCAGCAAACAAAGGGTGGTCTTCGCTAAGGAGAGACTTGCCATCCAGACTAGTCGCGAACGGGATATTGGTTTTCTCCACAAACCTTTGGAAGGCATCAATCAACCCGTAGCGCTGAAGTTCGACCCCGGCGAGTACAATGGGTTTCGCGGCTTCGTTCAACATGCGGGCTGCTTCTTCAACACTATCCTCCAATGACATGGGATCACTTTGAGGCTGTTGGAAAAACTCAATGGGCTCCGGTGCCTCACAAGGTGAATCCACACCGTCGACTGGAATTTCGAAGTAGACCGGACGTTTTTGGGTAATGCACTGCGAGAGGAGACGGTCGATCATCCGAGGGGCGGTCTCGGCGGAGCTGAGCAATGCAGAGCCAACGGTAACCCGCTCAAAAATGTCGAGCTGGAGTTGATAGTCAGAGGTAAGGTGATGCATACGAACACGGCCTTTTCGCTGGTCGGACTTTGGTGCGCCACTGATCAAGACGAGAGGCACTTGTTCCGCATAGGCTCCCGCGACTGCATTGAGAATACTGAAAGCTCCTACACCGTAAGTAACGACTGCCGCACCGATTCCGTTGAGGCGCGCGTAGGCGTCAGCAGCGTAGCCGGCATTCAGCTCATTACAGGTGCCGATGAGTTCGATCGGGCTTTCGACGATCCTGTCCATGAAATCGAGTACATAGTCACCGGGAACGCCGAAGGTGTGTTGAAGGCCCAGCTCGTTGAGACGTTGAAGCAGATATCGGCTGACGGTCGAGGTCGTTCTCATGAGTGATGGATGGATCTTTTCCCGTCTGAAGGCAAGGGTTAGCAAGTTGGCCCAACATAGAAAACTTGCCCTGAAGGCTCACTTGAGGAGTCAGAGGGGAATCGTTCCATCTCAAGGCTTCGTGCCAATCTTACCGTAGAAGCATCTGCCACCAAGGCGGATGACATTGTTTCTACGGGGAAATCCAGCTTTCAAGGGTCACCGGTTTTGGTTACCGATGCTAGCGTCTTTTCTAACGAAATACACCACATAAGGCGCGGAGTGTGTCTCGTCCTTCCATTCACTTGACCCACTGTCCTTTGCAAGAGGATAGAGAGCGGATTCGACCGAAAACCCGCTCAGCTCGAAAAAGCTGTGGTAGTCGTCGTCGGACCAGAAGGTATCCGTTACAACCGGACCATCAGGAAGAAGTTTAACCTTCACAGTCTGCCCAGAGCGCAAGGGTGGTTCGTTCTCTGGGAAATCGGTGTAGCAGGTCAACCACTGCCCCAAGTAGAATGCCTCGGTATTGGTTATGATGACTCCCGATCCACCAGGGCGGAGAGTTCGCCCGATTTCCTGTAAGGTCTTAGCCATACGGTTCGGGGAACTCTCCTCAAGAAGGGACCAACTGGAAAAAAATCCGTCGAACTGTTGGTCCGGAAAAGGGAGTGGCTGTCCGGCTGTAGTCCGATAAAAGGCTGCTTCGGGAACCCGCTTGCGCGCTTCCTCGATGATCTCGTTGTTTATGTCTACTCCCGAAACGGATGAGCCAAACTCGAGGAGAAATGAAGTCGAACGCCCCGCCCCACAACCGAAATCAAGGAGCGATTCGCCGGGGCTCCATTCGCTTTCCCGCACGGCATCAAAGGCAAGTTGGTCGGTGCCGTCGATCTTTCGGTTTCCGAATAGGCTTTGATCGTCGTAGGTAGACATGGTCTGGAGAAAATCGAATTGGCTGAAGAAAGACTTACGGGTCGGAAAGTCGGTCTTTCTCACGCAGACGTAGCTGCTTCTTAAGAACGACGCCAATTACAACAAATGCAATCAGGTCGAAAAAAATGATAACGGAGGTGATGGAAAAAACACCGATTCTCATATCCCCAAGGACGATTTTGAGCACGATCCAGAAGCTGGCGAAGCCGATGGCGATCAATGCCATAATCGCCCAAAACAGTTTTCTCCGCTGCGAATACGAAAGGTCAGAAGTGTTCATCGGTAGAGTGATTGGGATAGAGAGTAATCTCGATGGATTCAACCTTTGGGTCTCCAGACTTCGAGATACGATTGGTAATTAAGGGCCCTTAAGCCGCTCGTTATGCAAAGCATGCTCGCAAAAATCGAAATCGAAACCGGTATCGCTATAGAAAGCACTCGAGACCCGATATCGAATTCCGAGTATGTCCTGTTTAGGTAGCGAAGTAATAAAAGACCTGAGAGAAGACTTGCGATCGATCGTTGTTTCGCAGGGGTGAGTGTGCCCGATAAGGCTCGCAGACGATGGTCCTATCCCTCAAGGTTCCGGCGTGTCTGAGCGAGTAAGCCATACAGATCTTAAGAAGCCCGGTTGGGCGCAGACGATCTCTTGGGCGTTCTATGACTGGGCGAATACCGGGTACTCGATGATCGTTTTGGCGCTGATTTTCCCGCGGCTCTACAAGGGGTACTTTGGTTCTCAGTTGTCGGATGACCAACAGACGTTCTGGTTCACCATGACCGTTTCGGTCGCTAGTGTTTGCGTCGCAGTTCTCGCACCTTTTTTAGGGAGTTTTGGAGAACTTGGTGGCTTGCGAAAGAGACTGCTTCTGCGCTTTTGTGCGATCGGTGTCGTTGCGACGGGTGCGTGCTACCTTGTGGGGAAGGACCAATACGAGTTGGCCAGTCTGGTCTATATTGTCGGGACCGTAAGTTTCTACTCGGCAAATCTTTTCTCAGATTCGCTACTGGCAAAAGTGTCAACAAAAGAGAACCGTCACTTGGTCAGTGGGCTTGGCTTTTCCTTTGGCTACACAGCCGGATTTCTTCTTTTGGCAATCACTGTGGTCCTGACTACGAAAGCAGAAGAGTTCGGTTTTTCAGATGTAGGCGATGCGAGTCGCGCCATGTTTATAGTTGCGGCAATTTGGTGGGCTGTTTTTTCACTGCCTCTGGCATGGAAAATTCGTGAAAAGCCCCGGGCTGATCGCCCCTCTACCATCGCGATGGCCCGACAGAGTGCGACTAACACTTGGCAAACGTTAAAGGAGGTTGTGTCCCACAAACCGGTTCTTTGGTTCTTGGTGGCCTATCTTTTTTATATCGACGGAGTGAATACGATCATCACGACCGCTTCGAACTATGGGGCGACAGTCGGTTTTACACAGAACCAGATCATTGTCGGGTTTTTCATCGTTCAGATTTTCGGAGTTCCTTGTGCGATTCTTTTTGGTTTGCTGGGAAACAAGATTGGCCCGCGGCGGATGATTTATGTGGCCATGGGAATTTACTTGGTGGTGACGATTTACGGTGCGTTGATCGAGACCGAGCCTGTGGTCGTGTTTGGCATCTCGATTTCGGAGATGTATATCCTCGCAGCAATGATCGGTATGGTTCAGGGAGGGATCCAGGCCCTTTCCCGCAGCTACTTCAACAGTCTCATTCCGGTGGGTCGTGAGGTTTCTTTTTTTGGCTTCTACAGTATGATCGGAAAGAGTGCCGCAATACTCGGACCCATCTTGATCGGCTCGGTGGCGTTACTATTCAACAACCCCGAGAGTCCTGCCTTTTCCACTCGTCTGGGAATGGGGTCGGTCTCCATTCTCTTTGTTGTTGGCGCAATCTTTCTCCTCAAAGCAGGTCGTGCGGAACAACGCGCAAGCACCGAATCTTAGATTTCAGAATCCAAACTTTGAGCCCGCGTGGTGCAAATGTGCCCTCGCTACGGCTTGCGGGCTGAGACCAGCGAGAAATGGTCAGTGACTGATTGGACGGTAAAGTCCACGAAACCTTCGTCTTGCAAGAAGCTGCGAAGCTCTTCAGCACTGTATTGCTTACCGCGCATTAGGTAGACCATGTACATCGAAAAGCCGGTGGCGGAAAGCCCGCCATTGCGGCTATCGTCAAGGAGCATTTCGAAGAGAAAGATGCGACCGCCAGAGGGAAGCGCAGCAAAACTGTTTCGCGCCATCAATCTACACCTCTCCTCCCACCAGTCATGAAAGACGTTGCTGAAGAAGACTCCGTCATAACCGCTTGGCCAATCGGGGGAGAACATGTCTCCGGGTTGGACGTCTACTTGTTCTTCCGCATCGAGTTTTTCAATAAAGGTTTTGGTGACGTTACAGACCGGTTTCAAATCAACGACAGTGCATTTCATCTCCGGATTTTGCCGGGCGATCGCGATTGAAAAGCAACCTGAACCGCCTCCCATGTCGAGCAAGCGGGTGACTGAACCAAAGTCGACCAACGCTGCAACCGATTGCGCGAGACCCCAAAAAAGCGCGTGCATGCACTCAGTGAATCCACGAGCCTCTTCATCACTTGGTTCACCCGCATCCCATTCGTCGATTAGGGAGTCTTCGGAATCCAATTTGCCTTGAAAGGAACCGGTCTTGTTTTCCAGCATGGCCTTCTTGAGCGGCTCTGCCCCCATGAGTAAAGGGCGGTTCATCTCGAAGACAGGGCCCCAGTAGTATTCGCTTCTAGGAAGAAGGTAGGTGTTGGCGATGGGAGTTAGGTAGTAACGTCCCTCGTGACAATCGAGGAGCGAGAGAGATACCAGCATACCGAGCATAGCCTCAGTAGGTCTTCCATCCAGCGCTAGCTTTTTTGCGATTTCGGGACGGCTTAGCGGTTCCTCGTCCAGGATCCCAAAGAGATTGAGATCATCTGCGACAAGAATGGTAGGGTAGTGGATGAAGCTGTGGACAATGTCCCGGAGCGGACCGTCGGATGAGGGAGGGAAGGGGGACTGAAGAAGTTTTTTACTCATGTTTCTGAGTGTTTGGGCGTATGCGTTTCGAACACTTGGCGAAATAGATCTTACGGATCAAACAGGTATCGGATCTAGAAGTGATAGACAAGGCGCTGTTGGTGAGGAGGAATGGTATATTCGGAAGTCCCTTCATTGTTTCGTGGACAAGGCAAAGGCGGGGCGGGTAGTTTTTCGAATCAATGGTCTCGAACGAAGGAGAACGCATCTCGGTAGTCATTCCCGTTTACAACGAAGCGGGGAATTTGCCCGATCTACGGAAAAAGCTGGTGACATCGCTGGAGGAAGTTGGGAAAGAGTGGGAGTGCATCCTGGTAAATGACGGTAGCACGGACGGCAGTGCAGAGATCTTGGACCAGCTGCAAACTGAGGACAGCCGGTTCAAGGTGATTCATTTTCGTCGTAATTACGGACAAACAGCGGCGATGCAGGCAGGGTTTGATGCAGCGAGCGGAGACATCATCGTGCCGATGGATGGCGATCTTCAGAATGATCCGGCGGATATTCGAAAAATGCTTGAGAAGCTGAACGAGGGGTATGACGTGATCTCAGGTTGGAGGATAGACCGCAAGGACAAGAAGGTTTCCCGTGTGTTTGTGAGTCGTATCGCTAATCGGGTGATATCGTGGATATCGGGGGTGCGTCTTCATGACTATGGATGCTCGCTAAAGGCATACCGCAGAAGAGTTTTGGAAGGTGTGCGCCTCTATGGTGAAATGCATCGGTTTATACCAATCTATGCCAGTTGGCAGGGTGCGAAAGTCGCGGAGATTGCGGTGAACCATTACCCAAGGGTACATGGAGAATCGAGCTATGGCTTGGAGCGTGTATTCAAGGTGATTTTGGATCTAATGGTCGTGAAGTTCCTCCACCACTACTCTCATAAACCGATGTATCTCTTTGGCGGGATCGGGTTGATCTTCTTCTTTCTTGGTTTCGTCTCGTTCATCTGGATGTTCTGGCTCAAGCTTTTCGAAGAGATCCAGCTTACTGGGACACCACTTCCCTTACTGACTGTTTTTATGGGTTCCTTGGGTGTTATATCCATACTGATGGGACTGCTGGCGGAGCTTGGGACTCGGACCTATTTCGAGTCTCAGGGGAAGCGAACGTATATTATTCGTGAGGCGGATACAGACTCATCCGACGTGGACGTTTTCGTCGACTAGGGCAATAGCGCGGCTGATCGATGTTCAAAGGAAAAAAAGTCGTCGTGGTAATGCCGGCCTACAATGCGGCGAAGACGATTGTAAAAACCCACCACGAGGTGATGGAGCAGGGGATCGTCGACCAGGTAATCGTAGTCGATGATCAGAGTTCGGACGATACGGTAGCTGTTGCGGGAGAACTGGCTAAAACGACGGTGCTTAGTCACGTGACGAACATCGGTTACGGTGGAAATCAAAAGAGTTGTTACCGGTTGGCTCTCGAGAATGGTGGGGATATCATCGTGATGGTTCATCCGGATTATCAATATACTCCGCAGCTGATTCCCGCCATGGTGTCTATGATTGGGAATGGGCTTTATTCTTGTGTTCTGGGGTCGAGAATTCTCGGTGGTCATGCGTTGGCGGGTGGGATGCCCCGGTGGAAATATGTTGCGAACCGATTTCTGACTGCTTTTCAGAATTTACTCATGGGGGCGAAGCTCTCCGAATACCACACCGGCTACCGAGCATTTTCGCGGGAGATGATCGAGGATCTCGATTTGTCCGGAAATTCAGATGACTTCGTGTTCGATAACCAGATGCTTTCTCAGATCCTCTGGAAGGGATACAAGATTGGCGAAGTATCCTGTCCGACGAAGTATTTTCCTGAAGCCTCTTCAATCAACTTTCGGAGAAGCACGCAGTATGGTCTTGGTTGCTTGTGGAATTCCTTCCTTTTTCGGATGGGAAAAATGGGACTGGTGCGATCTAAGTTATTTTCAACCGATTAGCGTAGTGTGAGCTGGAGTCGGGTCGATTCTCGTCTGGCGCTTGGCGCTTTGTTGGCAGGTATAATAGTGGCCTACATCGTAGCTCGGCCCCTTTACATCTCTGATTCCCGCACTGTTTTGGAAGTTCGCTTTTCGGGTGCTTCACAGACGGAAGAAGTTCCCGAATTCAAGATCACTTACGATCGAGGCCTGGGTTTCAAGAGTCTGCGGGTTGTCGATCCGTTTCATCCAGAGACCGATGATTCTACCCTCTATCGTTGGGAGTTCGATTCGCGTCCTATTCAAGCGGTTCAGGTAGGTATTCTTGGATGGCAGGGCCCTCTCACCATCGAGAGGGCAAGAATTGTCGACGGCGCGGGAACCGTTCTATACCGTTTCGAACCAAAATTTGTCAGACTTGCTGAGGGCTCTACCGAAAGCTATCCGCTGCCACAGACTTCTCCGGGAACTTATTATCGCCTTATTCTTCCAGTGGAAGGGGAAATCATTCCCGTCAACCGCTCCTTCTCTGCAGAGAGTTTCCGGTCTACTTTGATCGGATTCGCTTTAGGAGCCTTCGTCTTTTTTTTCGCGTTTCAACTGTGTCGAACCGCTCCCCTTTGGATGTCTTGGGTTTCTGTCTTTCGTGCGGAATACCGCCCGGCTGTTCAAGTGGCCGTACCTCGGCGTAGCATTCTTTATGGCTCAATCGTCCTTCTGGTCGGACTTATCTTTTACCGTTCCTGGGAGGTGTTCTCGTTTCCTAGTCTCTTTGTTGAAGACACTTTTCATTACTTCAACTACAACTACGCCAACCGAAATTCGTTGTGGGATGCCTTGGGGCGCAATCCAAATGGATACCTGAATCTTTTTCCCAATTTAATGGGATGGGTTTTTGGTTACCTTGATGTGCGGTGGGTTGCAGCGGCCTATGTTTGGTTGGCGGTTTCGGTCTGCCTGTTGACTGTTTTTCTACCCGTGCTCGCCGGATTGTTCCGAAACTCGTGGATCGTTTTTCTGGTGCCCTTGGTTCTGGGACTCAGCGGACTGAATCATATCTTCTACCTGACGACGCTCACCTACCAGATGTACATCGTTGTCCTGATTCTTCTGGTGATTCTCTTTTGGCGGGCGCCCAATGGCTGGTTTGGATTGGCGGTCAGAGTTGCTCTAGGGGCGTTCTTGATTTTCTCGGGACCGTATTCTGTTGTGGCTGTTCCTTTGGGCCTTTTCCTGTTGGTGGTCTACAAGCCTTCCCGTCAGTCATCGTTCTGGGCTTCCATGGTCTATGTGGGTGTCGTTTTCACCGAGACTTCCGCTAGTGTGGTTCGCCTGGAAAATGTGCTCGAGCCTGCGGTCGTCGAACGAATGTTCACGGTGGTTGTTGATCGAATTTTCTTCCTCGGTCTCTTCGATCCGGGACCGCTGGTAGGGACGATTCTCGTATGCGCTGTTTTGATACTTCTTTATTTGTTGCTGAAGCGTGATGGAGAATTCCTGCGAATAGGAACCGGGTTTTTGCTGATCACTGTTCTTGGGATGGCGCCTCTGTTTCTGAGTCAAAAGTTCTCTCTCTATCCCGACCCCTACGACTGTCATGTGCTGGTTTCCCAGTTCTTCTGGCTGATTTTTCTTCTCTTTTCGGTAGATCGCTTGATGGGTCGATTCAGGGGTATGGAAAGGGTAGGCCCCGTGCTCGCAGTCCTAGTTGCCGTATTTCTTTGGGTAGATCACGTGAAGCACCCCCAGAAAGGGTATCTAGAACCAAATCCGGAAATGCAGGATTTCCTCGATAAGGTGCATTCAGCAGAGTTACTGAAACTGGAAGAGCGAAACGAGTTCGTTTTGTTAGAGAGCACCGGTGCGATGCAGGACGCTTTTGAGGCAAGAGTTCGGGTAGGTAGTGCGCGGCCGGACGCCCGAGAGGTTGCCGAAGAGGACCTGGTTTTGCCGTAGGCAAAGGAGATAGTGGAATGGTCTTCAGTTCACATGTATTTCTTTTCCTATTTCTACCGATAGTCCTGGTAGTCTACTTTCTCTCTCCGCGTCCGGCTCGAAATTCCGTTCTTCTTTTTTTCAGTCTCATTTTCTATGGCTGGGCGAATCCACTCTTCGCCCTTCTCCTGATTCTTACTGTCGTCGTCTGTTACTTTGCCGGGAATTTAGCGGATCGTCGCAACCGTGGTCTTTCGGGGCGGCCGGGGTTGTGGCTCGGTGTCGTTTTTCCTCTGTTGGTCCTCGCGATTTTCAAGTATTTCAACTTCGCCCGCGACAATTGGAACGCCCTGGTCTCCGCATGGGGAACTGGTCTGGCTGAACTGGATCTTGCCTTGCAGATCGTTCTCCCTCTGGGACTCAGCTTTTATACCTTTCAGGCAATTTCCTACGTGGTTGATATCTACCGTGGGGATGCTCGTCCGCAGAAGAATCCTTTCGACTTTGCGTGTTACATAGCTCTCTTCCCTCAGTTGGTCGCCGGGCCAATTATTCGCTACGGAGAGATCGAAAAACAACTCCGTGAGCGTCAAGAGAGTGTTGAGCGTTTTGCGAGAGGGATTGCCCTCTTCGCGCTCGGGTTCTCCAAAAAGATCCTTCTGGCAAACCCTTGCGGACAGATTGCAGATGCGGTCTTTGAAACAGGGGCAACAACGACTCTCGATGCGTGGATGGGGGTCTTTGCTTACTCGATGCAGATCTACTTCGACTTCAGTGGTTATTCCGATATGGCTTTAGGTCTCGGGCTCATGTTCGGGTTTGTTTTCCCGATCAATTTCAACTCTCCCTACCGGTCGGTCTCGATCACGGATTTCTGGAGACGATGGCACATCTCTCTTTCGAGTTTTCTTCGTGACTATCTCTACATCCCGTTAGGAGGAAATCGAAAAGGACCGAGTCGGACATACGCAAATTTGATGATCGTCATGCTTCTA
This window encodes:
- the tsaE gene encoding tRNA (adenosine(37)-N6)-threonylcarbamoyltransferase complex ATPase subunit type 1 TsaE, with product MQISWTQLEQGLALPDEEATIAAGNWIGAHIQPNRTITLEGDLGDGKTTLAKGIAAGWGVKETVKSPTFHYFLSYTGARGQLIHLDAYRLETPDDYDSLCIEEILTDPWLLIVEWPQNVGAGLLGPTTAFSIKPGPNRGRTLQRI
- a CDS encoding thiamine pyrophosphate-binding protein, which codes for MRTTSTVSRYLLQRLNELGLQHTFGVPGDYVLDFMDRIVESPIELIGTCNELNAGYAADAYARLNGIGAAVVTYGVGAFSILNAVAGAYAEQVPLVLISGAPKSDQRKGRVRMHHLTSDYQLQLDIFERVTVGSALLSSAETAPRMIDRLLSQCITQKRPVYFEIPVDGVDSPCEAPEPIEFFQQPQSDPMSLEDSVEEAARMLNEAAKPIVLAGVELQRYGLIDAFQRFVEKTNIPFATSLDGKSLLSEDHPLFAGVYIGALSSEKIRDQLEECDCLLSLGVYLNDISTGGFTAHLPEHEAISAHGSQVQIASHFYRNVWLGDFLEKLAEKVKRHDYTRDRYPSSYEIDQPFEPQAETALTPSRFYDAISRQLDDQSILVADAGDSVFAAAEFPIHRPDEFVAQSYYFSIGYSLPATMGVAFARPERRVWLLIGDGAFQMTAQEISTMIRNRLNPVLIVVNNDGYLVERTIHDGPYNDIQQWHYEKLPHAFGDGALTFKVKTEEELMDALAQAKKATDQLVLINTCLPNDKGCEALSRLGKELRAIQTKRTEG
- a CDS encoding methyltransferase, which gives rise to MSKKLLQSPFPPSSDGPLRDIVHSFIHYPTILVADDLNLFGILDEEPLSRPEIAKKLALDGRPTEAMLGMLVSLSLLDCHEGRYYLTPIANTYLLPRSEYYWGPVFEMNRPLLMGAEPLKKAMLENKTGSFQGKLDSEDSLIDEWDAGEPSDEEARGFTECMHALFWGLAQSVAALVDFGSVTRLLDMGGGSGCFSIAIARQNPEMKCTVVDLKPVCNVTKTFIEKLDAEEQVDVQPGDMFSPDWPSGYDGVFFSNVFHDWWEERCRLMARNSFAALPSGGRIFLFEMLLDDSRNGGLSATGFSMYMVYLMRGKQYSAEELRSFLQDEGFVDFTVQSVTDHFSLVSARKP
- a CDS encoding MFS transporter, producing MSERVSHTDLKKPGWAQTISWAFYDWANTGYSMIVLALIFPRLYKGYFGSQLSDDQQTFWFTMTVSVASVCVAVLAPFLGSFGELGGLRKRLLLRFCAIGVVATGACYLVGKDQYELASLVYIVGTVSFYSANLFSDSLLAKVSTKENRHLVSGLGFSFGYTAGFLLLAITVVLTTKAEEFGFSDVGDASRAMFIVAAIWWAVFSLPLAWKIREKPRADRPSTIAMARQSATNTWQTLKEVVSHKPVLWFLVAYLFYIDGVNTIITTASNYGATVGFTQNQIIVGFFIVQIFGVPCAILFGLLGNKIGPRRMIYVAMGIYLVVTIYGALIETEPVVVFGISISEMYILAAMIGMVQGGIQALSRSYFNSLIPVGREVSFFGFYSMIGKSAAILGPILIGSVALLFNNPESPAFSTRLGMGSVSILFVVGAIFLLKAGRAEQRASTES
- a CDS encoding MBOAT family protein, with amino-acid sequence MVFSSHVFLFLFLPIVLVVYFLSPRPARNSVLLFFSLIFYGWANPLFALLLILTVVVCYFAGNLADRRNRGLSGRPGLWLGVVFPLLVLAIFKYFNFARDNWNALVSAWGTGLAELDLALQIVLPLGLSFYTFQAISYVVDIYRGDARPQKNPFDFACYIALFPQLVAGPIIRYGEIEKQLRERQESVERFARGIALFALGFSKKILLANPCGQIADAVFETGATTTLDAWMGVFAYSMQIYFDFSGYSDMALGLGLMFGFVFPINFNSPYRSVSITDFWRRWHISLSSFLRDYLYIPLGGNRKGPSRTYANLMIVMLLGGLWHGASWTFVVWGAYHGAWLAIERFWGERVGVKLLPPVLAIPVVFVVASLGWVWFRAESFSEAAAIFRSLFGWGDPAIQSLLLDGWIQQPYLIATFFLAIGVAWFAKPSQLFLRRLTFLKALWIKAVLIVAVIAMSNQSFNPFIYFNF
- a CDS encoding glycosyltransferase family 2 protein, coding for MFKGKKVVVVMPAYNAAKTIVKTHHEVMEQGIVDQVIVVDDQSSDDTVAVAGELAKTTVLSHVTNIGYGGNQKSCYRLALENGGDIIVMVHPDYQYTPQLIPAMVSMIGNGLYSCVLGSRILGGHALAGGMPRWKYVANRFLTAFQNLLMGAKLSEYHTGYRAFSREMIEDLDLSGNSDDFVFDNQMLSQILWKGYKIGEVSCPTKYFPEASSINFRRSTQYGLGCLWNSFLFRMGKMGLVRSKLFSTD
- a CDS encoding glycosyltransferase family 2 protein; this encodes MVSNEGERISVVIPVYNEAGNLPDLRKKLVTSLEEVGKEWECILVNDGSTDGSAEILDQLQTEDSRFKVIHFRRNYGQTAAMQAGFDAASGDIIVPMDGDLQNDPADIRKMLEKLNEGYDVISGWRIDRKDKKVSRVFVSRIANRVISWISGVRLHDYGCSLKAYRRRVLEGVRLYGEMHRFIPIYASWQGAKVAEIAVNHYPRVHGESSYGLERVFKVILDLMVVKFLHHYSHKPMYLFGGIGLIFFFLGFVSFIWMFWLKLFEEIQLTGTPLPLLTVFMGSLGVISILMGLLAELGTRTYFESQGKRTYIIREADTDSSDVDVFVD
- a CDS encoding class I SAM-dependent methyltransferase; this translates as MSTYDDQSLFGNRKIDGTDQLAFDAVRESEWSPGESLLDFGCGAGRSTSFLLEFGSSVSGVDINNEIIEEARKRVPEAAFYRTTAGQPLPFPDQQFDGFFSSWSLLEESSPNRMAKTLQEIGRTLRPGGSGVIITNTEAFYLGQWLTCYTDFPENEPPLRSGQTVKVKLLPDGPVVTDTFWSDDDYHSFFELSGFSVESALYPLAKDSGSSEWKDETHSAPYVVYFVRKDASIGNQNR